Proteins co-encoded in one Lycium ferocissimum isolate CSIRO_LF1 unplaced genomic scaffold, AGI_CSIRO_Lferr_CH_V1 ctg7419, whole genome shotgun sequence genomic window:
- the LOC132045638 gene encoding pathogenesis-related protein 1A-like — protein MGFYLFSQMTSFFLLASTLLFFLISHSCHAQNSQQDYLDAHNTARTNVGVGPLTWDDKVAAYAQQYASQLAADCNLVHSQGQYGENLAGGSGDLTATQAVELWVNEKQYYHHDSNSCDEGKVCGHYTQVVWRNSVRLGCARVQCNNGGYVVSCNYDPPGNYRGQSPY, from the coding sequence ATGGGATTTTATCTCTTTTCCCAAATGacttcattttttcttcttgcCTCTACACTTCTCTTCTTCCTAATATCCCACTCTTGTCATGCCCAAAACTCTCAACAAGACTATTTGGATGCCCACAACACAGCTCGTACCAATGTGGGAGTCGGGCCATTAACATGGGACGACAAGGTGGCAGCCTACGCCCAACAGTATGCTTCCCAATTGGCTGCTGATTGCAACCTCGTCCATTCTCAAGGCCAATACGGTGAAAACCTAGCTGGCGGTAGCGGTGACTTGACGGCCACGCAGGCGGTGGAGCTGTGGGTCAACGAGAAACAATACTATCACCATGACTCGAATTCATGTGATGAGGGAAAAGTGTGCGGACATTATACTCAAGTGGTTTGGCGTAACTCGGTTCGTTTGGGATGTGCTAGGGTTCAATGCAACAATGGAGGATACGTTGTCTCTTGCAACTATGATCCTCCAGGTAATTATAGAGGTCAAAGTCCATACTAA